A window of the Rhizobium brockwellii genome harbors these coding sequences:
- a CDS encoding argininosuccinate synthase: MASYKDVKKVVLAYSGGLDTSIILKWLQTELGAEVVTFTADLGQGEELEPARKKAEMLGIKEIYIEDVREEFVRDFVFPMFRANAVYEGVYLLGTSIARPLISKHLIDIAKKTGADAIAHGATGKGNDQVRFELSAYALNPDIKIIAPWRDWAFKSRTDLLAFAEQHQIPVAKDKMGEAPFSVDANLLHSSSEGKVLEDPSQEAPEYVHMRTISPEAAPDKATTIKVGFEKGDAVSINGVRMSPATLLAALNNYGRDNGIGRLDLVENRFVGMKSRGVYETPGGTILLTAHRAIESITLDRGAAHLKDDIMPRYAELIYYGFWFSPEREMLQALIDKSQEHVDGEVTLKLYKGNVMVIGRESDKSLYSDKLVTFEDDQGAYDQKDAAGFIKLNALRLRTLAKRNLVK, translated from the coding sequence CACCGCCGATCTCGGCCAGGGCGAAGAGCTGGAGCCGGCACGCAAGAAGGCCGAGATGCTCGGCATCAAGGAGATCTACATCGAGGATGTGCGCGAGGAATTCGTGCGCGATTTCGTCTTCCCGATGTTCCGCGCCAATGCCGTCTACGAAGGCGTCTACCTGCTCGGCACCTCGATCGCCCGTCCTCTGATTTCCAAGCATCTGATCGATATCGCCAAGAAGACCGGCGCCGATGCGATTGCCCACGGCGCGACCGGCAAGGGCAACGACCAGGTCCGTTTCGAACTCTCCGCCTATGCCCTGAACCCCGACATCAAGATCATCGCGCCGTGGCGCGACTGGGCTTTCAAGAGCCGCACGGATCTGCTGGCCTTTGCCGAACAGCACCAGATCCCTGTTGCCAAGGACAAGATGGGCGAGGCGCCGTTCTCCGTCGACGCCAACCTTCTGCATTCCTCTTCCGAGGGTAAGGTTCTCGAGGACCCCTCCCAGGAGGCGCCTGAATATGTGCATATGCGCACCATTTCGCCTGAGGCCGCACCCGACAAGGCAACGACCATCAAGGTCGGCTTCGAAAAGGGTGATGCGGTTTCGATCAACGGCGTGCGCATGAGCCCGGCGACGCTGCTGGCTGCGCTCAACAATTATGGCCGCGACAACGGCATCGGCCGTCTCGACCTCGTCGAGAATCGTTTCGTCGGCATGAAGTCGCGCGGCGTCTACGAGACACCAGGCGGCACGATCCTGCTTACGGCGCATCGCGCCATCGAATCGATCACGCTCGACCGTGGTGCCGCCCATCTCAAGGACGACATCATGCCGCGTTACGCCGAGCTGATCTATTACGGCTTCTGGTTCTCGCCGGAGCGCGAGATGCTGCAGGCGCTGATCGACAAGAGCCAGGAGCATGTCGACGGCGAAGTGACGCTGAAGCTCTACAAGGGCAATGTCATGGTCATCGGCCGCGAAAGCGATAAGTCGCTCTATTCCGACAAGCTCGTCACCTTCGAGGACGATCAGGGCGCCTACGACCAGAAGGATGCGGCCGGCTTCATCAAGCTCAATGCGCTGCGCCTGCGCACGCTCGCCAAGCGCAACCTCGTGAAATAA